In the genome of Mycobacterium kansasii ATCC 12478, one region contains:
- a CDS encoding SDR family oxidoreductase, which produces MQLSFQDRTYLVTGGGSGIGKGVAAGLVAAGASVMIVGRNPDRLAGAVQELEALKARGGSIRYEPADVTNEEETARAVHAVTAWHGQLHGVVHCAGGSETIGPITQIDSAAWRRTVDLNVNGTMYVLKHAAREMVRGGGGSFVGISSIAASNTHRWFGAYGVTKSAVDHLMQLAADELGPSWVRVNSIRPGLIRTELVAPVTESPELSRDYAVCTPLPRVGEVEDVANLAMFLLSDAAGFITGQVINVDGGHMLRRGPDFSAMLEPVFGRDGLRGVV; this is translated from the coding sequence ATGCAGCTTTCCTTTCAAGACCGGACCTACCTGGTCACCGGCGGCGGCAGCGGAATCGGAAAGGGGGTGGCCGCCGGTCTGGTGGCGGCCGGGGCCTCGGTCATGATCGTCGGCCGCAACCCCGACCGGCTGGCGGGCGCAGTGCAAGAACTCGAAGCGCTGAAGGCACGCGGCGGATCCATCCGCTACGAGCCCGCGGATGTCACCAACGAGGAGGAGACCGCCCGTGCGGTCCACGCGGTAACGGCATGGCACGGGCAGCTGCACGGCGTGGTGCATTGCGCGGGCGGGTCGGAGACCATCGGGCCGATCACCCAGATCGACTCGGCGGCCTGGCGTCGCACCGTCGACCTCAACGTCAACGGCACCATGTATGTCCTCAAACACGCCGCGCGCGAAATGGTGCGCGGCGGCGGCGGGTCCTTCGTCGGCATCTCCTCGATCGCGGCCAGCAATACCCACCGTTGGTTCGGCGCCTACGGGGTCACCAAGTCCGCGGTCGACCACCTGATGCAGTTGGCGGCCGACGAGCTCGGCCCGTCCTGGGTGCGGGTCAACAGCATCCGCCCGGGCCTGATCCGCACCGAACTCGTCGCGCCGGTCACCGAATCGCCGGAGCTGAGCCGCGACTACGCGGTCTGCACGCCGCTGCCGCGGGTCGGCGAGGTCGAGGACGTCGCCAACCTGGCGATGTTTCTGCTCAGCGACGCGGCCGGGTTCATCACCGGGCAGGTGATCAACGTCGACGGCGGCCACATGCTGCGACGGGGCCCGGACTTCTCGGCGATGCTGGAACCGGTGTTCGGCCGCGACGGACTACGTGGAGTCGTCTGA
- a CDS encoding enoyl-CoA hydratase, producing the protein MTLSDSADTQADTQADTHADTHADGAKPAELVAYETLDDGRIARIWLNRPEAHNAQNRTLLVQLDEAFCRAEADDAVRVVILAARGDNFSAGHDLGSEAAMLERKPGPAQHPTFRSHGATRDAVMEKLYLQEWHFYFQNTCRWRDLRKITIAQVQGNAISAGLMLIWACDLIVAADNARFSDVVAVRLGMPGVEYYAHPWEFGPRKAKELLLTGDSLDADEAYRLGMVSKVFPAAELEEKTCEFARRIAERPTMAALLVKDSVNAASDAMGFTEALRHAFHVHELGHAHWAAHNQNRFPVGLPPDVEDWRTAKPTKVARRDTP; encoded by the coding sequence ATGACACTCTCGGACAGCGCCGATACCCAAGCCGATACCCAAGCCGATACCCACGCCGATACCCACGCCGACGGAGCCAAACCCGCCGAGCTGGTGGCCTACGAAACCCTCGACGACGGGCGGATCGCGCGGATCTGGCTCAACCGTCCGGAGGCGCACAACGCGCAGAATCGAACCCTGTTGGTTCAGCTCGACGAGGCGTTTTGCCGGGCCGAGGCCGACGACGCCGTGCGAGTGGTGATCCTGGCCGCACGGGGAGATAACTTTTCCGCCGGGCACGACCTCGGGTCGGAGGCGGCGATGCTGGAGCGTAAGCCCGGACCGGCGCAGCATCCGACCTTCCGTTCCCACGGCGCCACCCGCGACGCGGTCATGGAAAAGCTGTACCTGCAGGAGTGGCACTTCTACTTCCAAAACACCTGCCGCTGGCGCGATTTGCGCAAGATCACCATCGCCCAGGTCCAGGGCAACGCGATCTCGGCGGGCCTGATGTTGATCTGGGCGTGCGACCTGATCGTCGCCGCCGACAATGCCAGGTTCAGCGACGTGGTGGCGGTGCGACTGGGTATGCCGGGTGTCGAATACTACGCGCACCCTTGGGAATTCGGTCCGCGCAAGGCCAAAGAGCTGCTGTTGACCGGTGATTCGCTGGATGCCGACGAGGCCTACCGGCTCGGCATGGTGTCCAAGGTCTTTCCGGCCGCAGAGCTGGAGGAAAAGACGTGCGAGTTCGCGCGGCGCATCGCCGAGCGTCCCACTATGGCGGCGTTGCTGGTCAAGGATTCGGTCAACGCGGCCTCCGACGCCATGGGCTTCACCGAGGCGCTGCGGCACGCGTTTCACGTCCACGAGTTGGGACATGCCCACTGGGCCGCCCACAATCAGAACAGGTTCCCGGTCGGCCTGCCGCCCGACGTCGAAGACTGGCGTACGGCCAAGCCGACCAAGGTGGCCCGCCGCGATACCCCGTAG
- a CDS encoding alpha,alpha-trehalose-phosphate synthase (UDP-forming), whose amino-acid sequence MASSGRRSTEPPPTEVFGDSDFVVVANRLPVDQERLPDGTTTWKRSPGGLVTALEPLLRRRRGAWVGWPGVAEADVDAVDEPIVQDELRLHPVQLSADDVAEYYEGFSNATLWPLYHDVIVKPLYDREWWERYVDVNRRFAEAAARAAGHGGTVWVQDYQLQLVPKMLRTMRPDLTIGFFLHIPFPPVELFMQLPWRTEIIQGLLGADLVGFHLPGGAQNFMILARRLVGADTTRGSVGVRSRFGEVVLGSRTIRVGAFPISIDSGALDRAGRNRDIRRRAKEIRAELGNPRKILLGVDRLDYTKGIDVRLKAFYELLAEGRAKRDDTVLIQLATPSRERVESYQILRNDIERQVGHINGEFGEVGHPVVHYLHRPVPRDELIAFYVASDVMLVTPLRDGMNLVAKEYVACRSYSGGALVLSEFTGAAAELRQAYLVNPHDLEDVKNGIEEALNQSVEAGRRRMRALRRQVLAHDVDRWARSFLDALAEARPGHAS is encoded by the coding sequence ATGGCTTCCAGCGGACGGCGGTCCACGGAGCCCCCACCCACCGAAGTCTTCGGGGACTCGGACTTCGTAGTCGTGGCCAACCGGCTGCCCGTCGACCAGGAGCGGCTTCCCGACGGCACGACCACCTGGAAGCGCAGCCCCGGCGGGCTGGTCACCGCGCTCGAGCCGCTACTACGGCGCCGGCGCGGGGCCTGGGTCGGCTGGCCCGGTGTTGCCGAAGCCGATGTCGACGCGGTAGACGAGCCCATCGTCCAGGACGAGCTGCGGCTGCATCCGGTGCAGCTGTCCGCCGACGACGTCGCCGAATATTACGAGGGGTTTTCCAACGCCACACTGTGGCCCCTCTACCACGACGTCATCGTCAAGCCGCTCTACGACCGCGAGTGGTGGGAGCGGTATGTCGACGTCAACCGTCGCTTCGCCGAAGCCGCCGCACGCGCGGCCGGCCACGGCGGAACGGTGTGGGTTCAGGACTACCAGCTGCAACTGGTCCCGAAGATGCTGCGCACGATGCGCCCCGACCTGACCATCGGCTTCTTTCTGCACATCCCCTTCCCACCGGTGGAGCTGTTCATGCAGCTGCCATGGCGCACCGAGATCATCCAGGGCTTGCTGGGCGCCGACCTGGTGGGCTTTCACCTGCCCGGCGGGGCTCAAAACTTCATGATTCTGGCCCGGCGGTTGGTGGGCGCCGATACCACCCGGGGCTCGGTCGGCGTGCGGTCACGCTTCGGTGAGGTGGTGTTGGGTTCACGCACCATTCGGGTGGGCGCCTTTCCCATCTCTATTGATTCGGGCGCGCTCGACCGCGCCGGCCGCAACCGGGATATCAGGCGCCGCGCCAAGGAAATCCGTGCGGAGCTGGGCAACCCCCGCAAGATTCTGCTCGGCGTCGACCGGCTGGACTACACCAAGGGCATCGACGTGCGGCTCAAAGCGTTCTACGAGCTCCTGGCCGAGGGACGCGCCAAGCGCGACGACACCGTGTTGATCCAGCTGGCGACACCCAGCCGGGAGCGGGTGGAGAGTTACCAGATCCTGCGTAACGACATCGAGCGGCAGGTCGGCCACATCAACGGCGAGTTCGGCGAGGTCGGTCATCCGGTGGTGCACTACCTGCATCGCCCGGTTCCGCGCGACGAGCTCATCGCCTTCTACGTGGCCAGTGATGTCATGTTGGTCACCCCGTTGCGGGATGGAATGAACTTGGTGGCCAAGGAGTACGTCGCCTGCCGCAGTTATTCCGGCGGGGCGCTGGTGCTCAGCGAATTTACTGGAGCCGCCGCCGAACTTCGCCAGGCCTATCTGGTCAATCCGCACGACCTTGAAGACGTCAAAAACGGCATCGAGGAGGCGCTCAACCAGTCGGTCGAGGCCGGACGACGCCGGATGCGGGCGCTGCGACGCCAGGTGCTGGCCCATGACGTGGACCGCTGGGCCCGCTCGTTCCTTGACGCACTCGCCGAGGCGCGTCCGGGGCATGCCAGCTAG
- a CDS encoding ABC transporter permease, which produces MSGQVGWIGLATSLALVVLAAAISLWQRLGLERQVLWAATRALVQLLLVGGALTLLFAPGRSLWWSLAWTAGMIAYAGDVARRRAPEVPRLAPLAIAAFAAAAAITLGVIFGLRVFPLQARTLVPIAGMMIGNSMTAMVLVARRLVDELRDKRDEVEARLALGQPSRQAAAPYLRIALRSAISPQIETTKATGLVFLPGAMTGLILAGVPPVQAVLVQAVVMFLILGSVAATTVVVALGLVRLVFTRDHRLLPLRSRPQR; this is translated from the coding sequence GTGAGCGGCCAGGTCGGCTGGATCGGGCTGGCGACGTCGCTGGCTTTGGTGGTGCTGGCCGCGGCGATCTCGCTGTGGCAGCGGCTGGGCCTGGAAAGACAGGTGCTGTGGGCGGCCACCCGCGCGCTGGTCCAGCTGCTGCTCGTCGGGGGCGCGCTGACGCTGCTCTTCGCGCCCGGCCGGTCGTTGTGGTGGTCGTTGGCGTGGACCGCGGGCATGATCGCCTACGCCGGCGATGTCGCCCGCCGGCGGGCGCCCGAGGTACCGCGGCTGGCGCCGCTGGCCATCGCGGCGTTCGCCGCGGCCGCCGCGATCACCCTGGGCGTGATATTCGGGCTGCGGGTGTTCCCCCTGCAGGCCCGGACCCTGGTGCCGATTGCCGGGATGATGATCGGCAACTCGATGACGGCCATGGTGCTGGTGGCCCGGCGCCTCGTCGACGAGCTGCGCGACAAACGCGACGAGGTCGAAGCCCGGCTTGCCCTCGGGCAGCCGTCGCGCCAGGCCGCGGCCCCCTATCTGCGGATCGCGCTGCGCTCGGCGATATCGCCGCAGATCGAGACCACCAAAGCCACCGGTCTGGTGTTCCTGCCGGGCGCCATGACCGGACTGATCCTCGCCGGCGTGCCACCGGTGCAGGCCGTGCTGGTGCAGGCGGTCGTGATGTTCCTCATCCTCGGCTCGGTCGCGGCCACCACCGTCGTCGTCGCGCTGGGGCTGGTGCGCCTGGTGTTCACCCGAGACCACCGGCTACTGCCGCTGCGTTCGCGGCCCCAGCGCTAG
- a CDS encoding phosphate ABC transporter ATP-binding protein, which produces MDADSVFEFADVVVERDRVKALDGFTAVIPGHGVTAVFGPSGSGKSTLLRLCNRLEVPTSGRVLFCGKDIAETDPLWLRRRVGMCFQRPTPFPGTVADNMRVAEPTASEAQMTETLARVALTGSWLDRDATALSGGEAQRMCLARTLMARPQVLLLDEPTSAVDAEAARVIEGAVRRLAGDGIPALWVTHDAAQAERAADRILHIERGRCRGLVEVGSKPASDQANDQAQP; this is translated from the coding sequence GTGGATGCCGATTCGGTGTTCGAATTCGCCGACGTTGTCGTCGAACGTGACCGGGTGAAAGCGCTGGACGGGTTCACCGCCGTGATTCCGGGGCACGGGGTGACGGCGGTGTTCGGCCCGTCGGGATCGGGCAAGTCGACCCTGCTGCGGTTGTGCAATCGACTGGAGGTGCCGACGAGCGGACGAGTATTGTTCTGCGGCAAGGATATTGCCGAGACCGACCCATTGTGGTTGCGGCGCCGGGTGGGCATGTGCTTCCAGCGCCCGACGCCGTTTCCGGGCACGGTGGCCGACAACATGCGGGTCGCCGAGCCGACCGCGTCGGAGGCGCAGATGACCGAGACGCTGGCCCGCGTGGCGCTCACCGGGTCATGGCTGGACCGCGACGCGACCGCGTTGTCGGGCGGGGAAGCGCAGCGCATGTGTCTGGCCCGCACGCTGATGGCCCGCCCGCAGGTGCTGCTGCTCGACGAACCCACCTCAGCCGTCGACGCGGAAGCGGCACGCGTGATCGAGGGCGCGGTTCGCCGGCTGGCCGGCGACGGGATTCCCGCCCTGTGGGTCACCCATGACGCGGCGCAGGCCGAGCGGGCCGCCGATCGGATATTGCACATCGAACGGGGACGCTGCCGGGGACTCGTCGAGGTCGGGTCCAAGCCGGCCAGCGATCAGGCCAACGATCAGGCCCAGCCGTGA
- a CDS encoding DoxX family protein, translating into MHAEGPPAAICIRLLVGLVFLSEGIQKFRYPQQLGPGRFERIGIPAATFFANLDGVVEIVCGTMIVLGLLTRVAAVPLLVDIIGAITLTKIPELRPGGFLGVQGFWGMAHDARTDLSMLLGLIFLLWAGPGRWSLDARLVHAG; encoded by the coding sequence CTGCACGCCGAGGGACCGCCGGCCGCGATCTGCATACGACTGCTGGTCGGCTTGGTGTTTCTCAGCGAGGGCATCCAGAAGTTCCGCTATCCGCAGCAGCTCGGGCCGGGGCGCTTCGAGCGGATCGGAATACCTGCTGCCACCTTCTTCGCCAATCTGGACGGGGTCGTCGAAATTGTATGTGGCACAATGATTGTCCTGGGTCTGCTGACCCGGGTCGCGGCCGTTCCACTGCTCGTCGACATCATCGGTGCGATCACGCTGACCAAGATTCCAGAGCTGCGGCCGGGCGGCTTTCTCGGTGTGCAGGGTTTCTGGGGCATGGCCCATGACGCACGCACCGACCTGTCGATGCTGCTCGGCCTGATCTTTTTGCTGTGGGCCGGTCCCGGCCGGTGGTCACTGGATGCGCGGCTGGTCCATGCCGGT